A genomic region of Prosthecobacter algae contains the following coding sequences:
- a CDS encoding sterol desaturase family protein translates to MMIARQPLNFWELTYGSTVGLGLRYLLFAGIAWLLGYWLFKQSWFHRKIIAKFPRPGEVWREVGYSALSMLIFGLVGAATVYATREGWTQMYRKISEYGLVWFWLSIGCAIVIHDGWFYWTHRLMHHRKLFRWFHRVHHLSHNPTPWAAYSFSPLEALVQALIFPVLVVVMPMHAYAFGLFMMWQIAFNIAGHMGYEFHPRWLMRSPLRYIVNTPTNHIMHHEKMRGNYGLYFNFWDRLMGTNHEEYERRFCEVTSREKVPFSKSPSTPVDSRCD, encoded by the coding sequence ATGATGATTGCCCGGCAGCCTCTGAATTTTTGGGAACTCACTTATGGGAGCACGGTGGGGCTGGGCCTGCGATACCTGCTGTTTGCGGGCATTGCATGGCTGCTGGGGTACTGGCTATTCAAGCAAAGCTGGTTTCACCGCAAGATCATCGCTAAGTTTCCCCGGCCCGGTGAGGTGTGGCGGGAGGTCGGCTATTCGGCCCTGTCCATGCTCATCTTTGGGCTCGTCGGTGCGGCCACCGTTTATGCCACTCGGGAGGGCTGGACGCAGATGTATCGTAAGATCTCCGAGTATGGGCTGGTGTGGTTCTGGCTGAGCATTGGCTGCGCCATCGTCATCCATGATGGGTGGTTTTACTGGACTCATCGGCTGATGCATCACCGGAAGCTGTTTCGCTGGTTTCACCGGGTGCATCATCTGTCCCACAATCCCACACCTTGGGCTGCCTATTCTTTTTCACCGCTAGAGGCTCTGGTGCAAGCGCTGATCTTTCCGGTGCTGGTGGTGGTGATGCCGATGCATGCCTATGCCTTTGGGCTCTTCATGATGTGGCAGATCGCCTTTAACATCGCCGGCCACATGGGGTATGAATTTCACCCTCGCTGGCTCATGCGCTCGCCGTTAAGGTACATCGTGAACACACCGACGAATCACATCATGCATCACGAAAAGATGCGCGGAAACTACGGGCTGTATTTCAACTTTTGGGACCGGCTCATGGGCACGAACCATGAGGAGTATGAGCGGCGGTTTTGTGAGGTCACCTCCCGAGAGAAGGTGCCGTTTTCCAAATCACCCAGCACTCCGGTGGATTCGCGCTGCGATTGA
- a CDS encoding tRNA (mnm(5)s(2)U34)-methyltransferase, producing the protein METPTRPPQLASQTGGLPSAVRWAQLLLADRLNTGDVVLDATAGNGHDTLFLAGSVGPAGHVYAMDVQAPAVAETRRRLLESGISEDRFTLAQAGHETMLDLVRPEHHQQLSGIMFNLGYLPGSDKTVITRTETTLTAVNAAIHLLRPGGLLTIAVYPGHDGGAQELRALTEWATSLPPRAYEVQHLRPVNRSANPPECWVIWKTAPSLGR; encoded by the coding sequence ATGGAAACACCCACCCGCCCCCCCCAACTCGCCAGCCAAACCGGCGGCCTGCCCTCAGCCGTGCGCTGGGCACAACTGCTGCTCGCAGACCGGCTGAATACGGGTGACGTCGTCCTAGATGCCACCGCAGGCAACGGCCACGACACCCTTTTCCTCGCGGGCAGTGTCGGCCCAGCAGGTCATGTCTATGCCATGGATGTGCAGGCCCCCGCCGTGGCAGAAACCCGCCGCCGTCTTCTGGAATCCGGCATCTCGGAGGACCGATTCACTCTCGCCCAGGCAGGCCACGAGACGATGCTGGATCTCGTGCGCCCAGAGCACCACCAGCAACTTTCGGGCATCATGTTCAATCTCGGCTACCTGCCCGGATCCGACAAAACGGTGATTACCCGTACCGAAACCACCCTCACCGCCGTGAACGCCGCCATCCATCTGCTGCGGCCGGGCGGCTTGCTGACCATCGCCGTTTATCCCGGCCATGACGGCGGTGCACAAGAACTCCGGGCCCTCACGGAATGGGCCACCTCTCTGCCTCCAAGGGCCTATGAGGTGCAGCACCTGCGCCCGGTCAATCGCAGCGCGAATCCACCGGAGTGCTGGGTGATTTGGAAAACGGCACCTTCTCTCGGGAGGTGA
- a CDS encoding AraC family transcriptional regulator, giving the protein MVRTPKLPSSSVPSALATLATTDPQPFEIHPLIDDRRYLRRDFDPDLPLQTKLYSFPTYQGMVGENWMHWHDYHEMILPVDGAGRFSMGSWDVDFAPGDLLIVDTLRLHGVSRLSGPHRSLVILFPADFITSNGHLSGDAAFLDPLRARPSGVPPLLKSSHPLAHRVHESLLALHEAATAPGSAREHYPACKLHLLTVLHHLREAFGVRQADPRALAREETRREQLRRVFKLLAERFTQPLSLTEVAAAAGMGGTVFRTFFKHTTGHTLVDYVRDLRLARAAQLLRETDNPVADVAAAAGFCDQSYLNRCFARRYHCTPLAYRQREQMAAPVRLSKKSVTKSKR; this is encoded by the coding sequence GTGGTCCGCACTCCGAAGCTCCCGTCCTCCTCCGTCCCCTCTGCACTCGCCACCCTGGCGACCACCGATCCGCAGCCTTTTGAGATCCACCCGCTAATTGACGACCGCCGTTACTTGCGCCGGGACTTTGATCCCGATCTTCCCCTCCAGACCAAGCTGTACTCCTTCCCCACCTATCAGGGCATGGTGGGGGAAAACTGGATGCACTGGCATGACTATCATGAAATGATCCTGCCGGTGGATGGGGCTGGCCGCTTTAGTATGGGCAGTTGGGATGTGGATTTTGCTCCCGGAGATCTGCTCATTGTGGATACCCTGCGCCTGCATGGCGTTTCCCGGCTCAGCGGACCTCATCGTTCGCTGGTCATTTTATTTCCCGCAGACTTCATCACCAGCAACGGCCACTTGTCAGGCGATGCCGCCTTCCTCGATCCCTTGCGCGCCCGTCCCTCAGGCGTGCCCCCGTTGCTGAAAAGCAGCCACCCTCTGGCCCATCGTGTGCATGAATCCCTCCTCGCTCTGCATGAGGCCGCTACGGCACCCGGCAGCGCACGGGAGCACTACCCCGCCTGCAAGCTGCACCTGCTGACGGTGCTGCATCACCTGCGAGAAGCCTTTGGCGTGCGGCAGGCGGACCCGCGTGCACTGGCCCGTGAGGAGACCCGACGTGAACAGTTGCGGCGCGTCTTCAAACTGCTGGCTGAGCGCTTCACCCAACCTCTCAGCCTAACCGAAGTTGCGGCAGCGGCCGGCATGGGCGGCACCGTCTTCCGCACCTTCTTCAAGCACACCACCGGCCACACCCTGGTGGACTATGTGAGGGACCTCCGGCTGGCCCGAGCCGCACAGCTCCTCAGAGAAACAGACAACCCGGTGGCAGACGTCGCCGCAGCAGCAGGCTTCTGCGATCAAAGCTACCTCAACCGCTGCTTTGCACGTCGTTATCACTGCACGCCGCTCGCCTACCGTCAAAGAGAGCAAATGGCAGCACCCGTCAGATTGTCCAAAAAATCCGTCACGAAGTCCAAGCGTTAG
- a CDS encoding metallophosphoesterase: MTAAPPPAITAEIAPGILLDSRRALVHQTQGWMAVADLHYGYEVHRSRQGALLPNWGMGQCRATLLALIHDHRPERLIIVGDIMDGSGSVAQTGAFLDNLRTYVPDLILIEGNHDRSGLKKGWNLQKAHREQDILFHHGHHGIAPPLLVEDLFATHPQVTLVTGHEHPAVSLRDGAGFKLKLPAFVQQRIRPEMQNWILPAFSPWASGGEYTSEYEPLATWACAPARVWRLA; this comes from the coding sequence GTGACCGCTGCCCCTCCACCTGCCATCACCGCTGAAATCGCGCCCGGCATCCTGCTGGATTCGCGGCGCGCATTGGTGCATCAGACTCAGGGTTGGATGGCCGTGGCAGATCTCCACTACGGCTACGAAGTCCACCGCAGCCGTCAGGGGGCCCTCTTACCCAACTGGGGCATGGGCCAGTGCCGTGCCACCCTACTCGCTTTGATTCACGATCACCGCCCGGAGAGGCTAATCATCGTCGGCGATATCATGGACGGCAGCGGATCCGTCGCCCAAACCGGAGCTTTTCTGGACAACCTCCGCACCTATGTGCCGGATCTAATCCTCATCGAAGGAAACCATGATCGCTCAGGCCTCAAAAAAGGCTGGAATCTGCAAAAGGCTCATCGTGAACAGGACATCCTTTTCCATCACGGCCATCACGGCATAGCTCCGCCATTATTGGTCGAGGACCTGTTTGCCACCCACCCGCAGGTGACTCTTGTCACCGGTCACGAGCACCCGGCAGTCTCTCTGCGGGATGGGGCTGGCTTTAAGCTGAAGCTGCCCGCCTTTGTTCAGCAGCGAATCCGCCCCGAGATGCAGAACTGGATTCTACCCGCCTTTTCCCCCTGGGCCTCTGGCGGCGAGTACACTTCTGAATATGAACCTCTGGCCACCTGGGCCTGTGCACCCGCCAGAGTTTGGCGACTCGCCTGA
- a CDS encoding RNA-binding protein, whose product MNLYVSNLAYSVTDDELRSEFAAYGNVSIARVVMDRETGRSRGFGFVDMPNDAEAKAAMSSLEGSNLAGRAIKIVEARPKEERPRPMVGGGGYPDRKKSDRGHAGGFRSAPEPTYNDWDDRDRGGKKGKPRDRGRKNPENDWD is encoded by the coding sequence ATGAACTTATACGTCAGCAATCTTGCGTACAGCGTGACTGATGATGAACTGCGCAGCGAATTTGCTGCCTATGGTAACGTTTCCATCGCCCGTGTGGTGATGGATCGCGAAACCGGGCGCTCACGCGGCTTTGGTTTTGTGGACATGCCCAATGATGCCGAGGCCAAGGCGGCGATGTCGAGTCTTGAGGGCAGCAATCTGGCGGGCCGCGCTATCAAGATCGTGGAGGCCCGCCCGAAGGAGGAGCGTCCTCGCCCGATGGTGGGTGGCGGCGGCTATCCCGACCGGAAGAAGTCCGATCGCGGCCATGCTGGTGGCTTTCGCAGTGCACCCGAGCCGACTTACAACGACTGGGATGATCGGGACCGCGGCGGTAAAAAAGGCAAACCACGCGATCGCGGCCGCAAGAATCCAGAAAACGACTGGGACTGA
- a CDS encoding LamG-like jellyroll fold domain-containing protein, protein MIRSLVTRGVLALASAAALQAQVPVPQSTYTTGQLYVPLRTFTSLEIGITPTYALMHKGHLVIAGGRSGAADPTGYARLTTWRLSQAASPAVVNPSVVGTHLNDNIFKSHNMGFSGDLTQVRAGKFAIYNISNPAAPSVTVQGSGGKSSSHSSCWAGKYLYTGGEGYGTASGWIDIFNVSNPAAPTLVRSVDIPTLTGFRCASVYVLGNVLVVSASLTNGIATFDLSDPTNPLLISVYRGDTGANTYTSYLSGHRLYGGGQAGGLYIYDIQNPENIQLVDQVTTLGGAPRYPVVQDEFVHLGNVGNGRYQKIRVDTVPAQIVANVALPGRIEAGSPTPKPEVAIPIGNLVFIGCVNGSNTGTSVDNSAGWILPHDTVPDTRAPEVNAVRPLDGETSVATTSMIGVSFTDQLDTPSIGSSSIIVRPFGGSAISGTYSNMGGIVNFTPASALASNTTYEIVVALGGVKDTQGNAVSAERVFRFSTGASVDTTGAGLVLHYPLNETSGTVAEDVAGSNDGTLTNFAPNPWTPGLVGRSAVALDGTDDHITTASLDVGNTFSFSTWARVNSGNTGLQTLAGNCAGGFATAGFKLFVYGSAHATTAGRIQLETGNGTLGNAATTAIGVMPFDQWVHIGLTVNRSTGTARIYVNGTDRTTDSSITTDFTTSAVLALGRMGSGPYYMGGHLDDFRLYNRVLNAADFDQLRSLCENPVAHWRVNSSNASSAPNGAALTLSSTGATYNTTDSAEGSASLSLDGSSGYATAPASDLGNSFAVATWVRVASGTNTLETITSNSNSGLNTAGWRLYATGSTHTTPGRLILETGNGTNGTQVQTASNVLPYNAWTHVTLMIDRTRGLSRIYVNGIDRTPAGTARTDFTTTGVLQLGRTANGSSLLNGQLDDFRIHPRWLTETEIRVLAISKLLAHWRFDSSGNDESGFARNATLLNGAGYASDHARGTESLNLDGIANGLDDHATAAALDLGNQFSISLWAKVTSSALGSRTLLSNAAGGSMGNGFRFFINTWATADGRLLFETGNGTLGDSASSATGAFPFNQWNHLAVVVNRSAGTASIYCNRRLVSTDSTIRTDFANNLALYIGRLVTSGNFHGQIDDLRLYNKLLSNSDIGALGEGSPNATPVLSTLASTASATTTGTAVTFTATASDPNVGTELFYRYDFGDGTSTSWTTNPAVGHTYSTPGRYVVTVFVSDGSADVSTTMTQIIYNAPTASPPSISAEMAYDTSRNKVWVVVPDGNDHDNNAGTPAQGIVVRFDAVTRTVNNRINLGANSEPVALAMRPGNAEVWVANKQAGNVSIINADTGALLTTLNTGRGSLPVGVAFAPDGTAAFIACEGLEGVLKYNPATRAQTGAVDTGAAPRGIAVTADSTRVLVSRFRSPDNRGEVWEYTPASIVLTGNATPVRTFAINRDTTTVDAPNAARGVANYLSQVVISPDGLKAWINAKKDNISRGESTVRDGNPLNHENTVRSLIAQLSLTTNAELTANRIDVDNTGLTVASCFSPRGDLLFAAAIGNEQVVVIDANSRNTLPAISTATGTQVLGYGPSGLCTSPDGTRLYVHNFLERKVRVFSITALTAGTGSGTTLEGSVDLTTTEPLTATVLQGKKLFYNSEDTRLASEGYISCASCHLGGDQDGRVWDLTQFGEGLRNTIDLRGHAGMGHGALHWSANFNEVQDFENQIRELSGGSGLINGAVNPPLGTTNAGLSTDLDALAAYVTSLNTFHVSPYRNQDGSFTTGAVAGAAHFTSKGCATCHTGTPMTDSNATTFPLHNVGTQNTSSGQRIFGTLTGLDTPTLRAVWSTPPYLHRGQAATLDVIFNTTNAPGTTNHARFRELTAPQQAELLDYLEELE, encoded by the coding sequence ATGATTCGCTCCCTTGTTACCCGCGGAGTTCTCGCCCTGGCGTCTGCCGCCGCCCTTCAGGCCCAGGTGCCTGTTCCCCAGTCCACCTACACCACCGGCCAGCTTTACGTGCCGTTGCGAACGTTCACCTCACTGGAGATCGGCATCACTCCCACCTATGCCCTCATGCACAAGGGGCACCTGGTCATCGCAGGCGGGCGCAGCGGTGCCGCCGATCCGACAGGCTACGCACGGCTCACCACCTGGCGGCTTTCACAGGCAGCCTCCCCCGCCGTGGTGAATCCCAGTGTGGTCGGAACCCACCTGAATGACAACATCTTCAAAAGTCACAACATGGGTTTCTCAGGGGACCTCACCCAGGTTCGTGCCGGGAAATTTGCCATCTATAACATCAGCAACCCGGCAGCCCCTTCTGTGACTGTCCAGGGTTCCGGAGGCAAATCGTCCAGCCACTCTTCCTGCTGGGCCGGCAAGTACCTCTACACCGGCGGCGAAGGCTACGGCACCGCCAGCGGCTGGATCGACATCTTCAATGTCAGCAATCCCGCCGCCCCCACCCTGGTCCGCTCCGTAGACATTCCCACCCTTACCGGCTTTCGCTGCGCCTCGGTGTATGTGCTGGGCAATGTCCTCGTCGTCTCCGCCAGCCTAACCAATGGTATCGCCACCTTTGACCTGAGCGACCCCACCAACCCACTCCTCATCAGCGTCTATCGGGGCGATACCGGGGCCAACACCTACACCTCCTACCTCAGCGGTCATCGCCTTTACGGCGGCGGCCAAGCAGGCGGCCTCTACATCTACGACATCCAGAATCCGGAAAACATCCAGCTTGTGGATCAGGTGACCACCCTCGGCGGTGCCCCTCGTTACCCGGTCGTGCAGGATGAATTTGTCCATCTGGGCAATGTCGGCAACGGACGCTACCAGAAAATCCGTGTGGATACCGTCCCGGCACAGATCGTGGCCAATGTCGCCCTCCCAGGTCGCATTGAGGCGGGCAGCCCCACGCCCAAGCCTGAGGTGGCCATCCCCATCGGCAACCTCGTCTTCATCGGATGTGTCAACGGCTCCAACACCGGCACTTCCGTGGACAATTCCGCCGGGTGGATCCTGCCGCATGATACCGTGCCCGATACACGTGCCCCTGAAGTGAATGCCGTGCGCCCCCTGGATGGCGAAACCAGCGTAGCCACCACCAGCATGATCGGCGTCTCCTTCACCGACCAACTGGACACCCCCTCCATCGGCAGCAGCAGCATCATCGTCCGTCCCTTCGGCGGCAGCGCGATCTCCGGCACGTACTCAAACATGGGCGGCATTGTCAATTTCACCCCTGCCTCAGCTCTCGCTTCCAACACCACCTATGAGATCGTAGTGGCCTTAGGTGGAGTCAAAGACACCCAGGGAAATGCCGTTTCAGCCGAGCGCGTGTTCCGCTTTTCCACCGGAGCCAGCGTGGATACCACAGGTGCCGGCCTAGTGCTGCACTATCCGCTGAATGAAACCTCTGGAACCGTAGCCGAAGATGTGGCCGGCAGCAATGACGGCACTCTAACTAACTTTGCTCCAAATCCATGGACCCCAGGCCTAGTGGGCCGCAGCGCCGTGGCCTTGGACGGCACGGACGACCACATCACCACCGCCAGCCTGGACGTGGGCAACACCTTTTCCTTCAGCACCTGGGCACGCGTGAATTCTGGGAACACCGGGCTGCAAACCCTCGCAGGCAATTGCGCTGGCGGCTTTGCCACCGCCGGATTCAAGCTTTTCGTCTATGGCTCCGCCCATGCCACCACGGCCGGGCGCATTCAGTTAGAAACAGGCAATGGCACTCTGGGCAATGCCGCAACCACAGCCATCGGCGTCATGCCTTTTGACCAATGGGTGCACATCGGCCTCACCGTGAACCGCAGCACCGGCACTGCCCGCATCTATGTGAATGGAACCGACCGCACGACGGATAGCAGCATCACCACGGACTTCACCACCAGCGCCGTTTTGGCCCTGGGGCGCATGGGCAGCGGACCCTACTACATGGGCGGCCATCTGGACGACTTCCGGCTGTATAACCGGGTGCTCAATGCGGCAGACTTTGACCAGTTGCGCAGCCTTTGTGAAAATCCCGTGGCCCATTGGCGGGTGAACAGCTCCAACGCCAGCTCGGCACCCAACGGTGCCGCGCTCACCCTCAGCAGCACTGGGGCCACCTACAACACCACCGATTCAGCCGAAGGCTCCGCCTCACTCAGCCTGGATGGCAGCAGCGGATATGCCACAGCCCCGGCCAGTGACCTGGGCAACAGCTTTGCCGTGGCCACCTGGGTGCGTGTCGCCTCCGGCACCAACACACTGGAAACCATCACCTCGAACTCCAACTCCGGGCTCAACACCGCAGGCTGGAGGCTCTATGCGACCGGCTCCACCCACACCACCCCAGGCCGCCTCATTCTGGAAACGGGCAATGGCACCAACGGCACCCAGGTGCAGACCGCCAGCAATGTGCTGCCTTACAATGCGTGGACGCACGTCACGCTCATGATCGACCGCACCCGCGGCCTTTCCCGCATCTATGTCAATGGCATAGACCGCACACCCGCCGGGACGGCCCGCACCGACTTCACCACCACCGGAGTCCTGCAACTCGGCCGCACCGCCAATGGCAGCAGCCTGCTCAATGGCCAGCTCGATGACTTCCGCATCCATCCCCGCTGGCTCACCGAGACGGAGATCCGGGTGCTGGCCATCAGCAAACTCCTGGCCCATTGGCGCTTCGACAGCAGCGGCAATGACGAATCCGGATTTGCCCGCAATGCCACCCTGCTCAATGGCGCAGGCTATGCCTCCGACCACGCCCGCGGCACCGAGTCGCTGAATCTCGACGGCATTGCCAATGGCCTGGACGACCATGCCACCGCAGCCGCCCTGGACCTTGGGAACCAGTTCAGTATTTCCCTCTGGGCCAAGGTCACCAGTTCAGCCCTAGGCTCCCGCACCCTGCTTTCCAATGCCGCTGGTGGCAGCATGGGCAACGGCTTCCGCTTCTTCATCAACACCTGGGCGACAGCCGATGGTCGGCTGCTTTTTGAAACTGGCAATGGCACATTGGGCGACTCCGCCTCCAGCGCCACTGGTGCTTTCCCCTTCAATCAATGGAACCATCTGGCCGTGGTGGTGAACCGCAGCGCAGGCACTGCCAGCATCTACTGCAACCGCCGACTCGTCAGCACGGACAGCACCATCCGCACGGACTTTGCCAACAACCTCGCCCTCTACATCGGCAGGCTCGTCACCAGCGGCAACTTCCACGGCCAGATAGATGACCTGCGGCTGTATAACAAACTCCTTAGCAACTCCGACATCGGGGCCTTGGGAGAGGGCAGTCCCAATGCCACGCCCGTCCTCAGTACGCTGGCCTCCACCGCAAGCGCCACCACCACCGGTACCGCCGTCACCTTCACTGCCACCGCGAGTGATCCGAATGTCGGCACCGAGCTCTTTTACCGCTATGACTTTGGCGATGGCACCAGCACCTCCTGGACCACCAATCCCGCCGTGGGCCACACCTACAGCACGCCAGGCCGCTATGTGGTGACCGTCTTTGTCAGCGATGGCAGTGCCGACGTCAGCACCACGATGACCCAGATCATCTACAATGCGCCTACCGCATCGCCTCCCTCCATCTCAGCAGAAATGGCCTATGACACCAGCCGGAACAAGGTCTGGGTCGTGGTGCCAGATGGCAATGACCACGACAACAATGCCGGCACCCCGGCGCAGGGGATCGTTGTTCGCTTTGATGCCGTCACTCGCACCGTCAACAACCGCATCAACCTCGGTGCCAACAGCGAGCCCGTGGCCTTGGCCATGCGCCCCGGCAATGCCGAAGTGTGGGTGGCTAACAAACAGGCTGGCAACGTCAGCATCATCAATGCGGACACCGGAGCCCTCCTCACCACCCTCAACACAGGTCGCGGCTCCTTGCCTGTGGGCGTGGCCTTTGCTCCTGATGGCACCGCCGCCTTCATCGCCTGTGAAGGCCTGGAAGGCGTGCTGAAATACAACCCCGCCACTCGTGCCCAGACAGGTGCCGTGGACACGGGCGCCGCACCACGGGGGATCGCCGTCACCGCCGACTCCACCCGTGTCCTCGTCAGCCGCTTCCGCTCCCCTGACAACCGAGGCGAAGTTTGGGAATACACCCCGGCCTCCATCGTGCTCACCGGCAATGCCACCCCCGTGCGCACCTTTGCCATCAACCGCGACACCACCACCGTGGATGCCCCCAATGCCGCTCGCGGCGTGGCCAACTACCTGTCCCAGGTCGTCATCTCCCCGGATGGGCTCAAAGCCTGGATCAATGCCAAAAAGGACAACATCTCCCGAGGTGAATCCACCGTGCGGGATGGCAATCCGCTGAACCACGAAAACACCGTCCGTTCATTGATCGCCCAGCTCAGCCTAACCACCAATGCCGAATTGACCGCCAACCGTATCGACGTTGATAACACCGGCCTCACCGTGGCGAGCTGCTTCTCCCCCCGGGGAGATCTCCTCTTCGCCGCCGCCATCGGCAACGAGCAGGTGGTAGTGATCGATGCCAACTCACGCAACACCTTGCCTGCCATCTCAACGGCGACTGGCACCCAGGTCCTCGGTTATGGCCCCAGCGGGCTCTGCACCAGCCCGGATGGCACCCGGCTGTATGTGCACAACTTCCTGGAACGCAAAGTGCGTGTCTTTAGCATCACCGCGCTCACCGCCGGCACTGGCTCCGGGACCACGCTCGAAGGTTCGGTGGATCTCACCACCACAGAACCTCTCACCGCCACCGTGCTTCAGGGGAAAAAGCTCTTCTACAACTCCGAAGACACCCGTCTGGCCTCCGAAGGCTACATCTCCTGCGCTTCCTGCCATCTCGGCGGTGACCAGGACGGCCGCGTGTGGGACCTCACCCAGTTTGGCGAAGGCCTGCGCAACACCATTGATCTGCGCGGTCACGCCGGCATGGGCCATGGAGCCCTGCATTGGAGCGCCAACTTCAATGAAGTGCAGGATTTTGAGAACCAGATCCGCGAGCTGAGCGGCGGCTCCGGCCTGATCAATGGGGCCGTGAATCCCCCACTTGGCACCACCAATGCAGGCCTGAGCACAGACCTGGATGCCCTCGCCGCCTATGTCACTTCCCTGAACACCTTCCACGTCAGCCCTTACCGGAATCAGGATGGTAGCTTCACCACGGGGGCAGTGGCCGGGGCGGCCCACTTCACCAGCAAAGGCTGCGCCACCTGCCACACCGGTACGCCGATGACAGACAGCAACGCCACCACCTTCCCCCTGCACAATGTGGGCACCCAAAACACCTCCAGCGGGCAGCGCATCTTCGGCACCCTGACGGGTCTCGATACGCCGACACTGAGGGCCGTGTGGAGCACGCCGCCTTACCTGCATCGAGGGCAGGCTGCCACGCTGGATGTCATCTTCAACACGACCAACGCACCCGGCACCACCAACCACGCTCGCTTCCGTGAGTTGACCGCCCCTCAACAGGCCGAACTTCTCGACTACCTCGAAGAGCTGGAATAA